One genomic window of Actinomycetota bacterium includes the following:
- a CDS encoding L-threonylcarbamoyladenylate synthase, with protein MTRRPDGPSAAGAVAAPSQSSGHRPVVRTVDPADALAFSDVVAEAARVLAGGGLVALPTDTVYGLACDPFRPGAAARVFAAKGRPRGVPLPVLVASVEQADEVGGPFSAVTERLVARFWPGPLTVVVSRRPGVAADLGDEGGTIGLRLPDHVLVRALCAEAGPLATTSANRHGQPPAVTAAEVVEAVGGHVPLVLDGGRCEGEPSTVVDLTGPRPRLVRPGRLPWDAIEAVVGDGPGD; from the coding sequence ATGACCCGTCGCCCTGACGGCCCGTCCGCCGCGGGGGCGGTCGCCGCACCCTCCCAGTCCTCCGGCCATCGCCCGGTGGTGCGGACCGTCGATCCCGCAGATGCCCTGGCCTTCTCGGACGTTGTGGCTGAAGCCGCGAGGGTGCTGGCTGGCGGCGGGCTGGTGGCGTTGCCTACCGACACGGTCTACGGGCTGGCCTGCGACCCCTTCCGACCGGGGGCCGCGGCCCGAGTGTTCGCGGCCAAGGGCCGGCCCCGGGGCGTGCCCCTGCCCGTGCTGGTGGCCAGCGTGGAGCAGGCTGACGAAGTGGGTGGGCCCTTCTCGGCCGTCACCGAGCGCCTGGTCGCGAGGTTCTGGCCGGGCCCGCTGACCGTCGTCGTGTCCCGCCGCCCGGGGGTGGCCGCCGACCTGGGCGACGAGGGGGGGACGATCGGGCTGCGGTTGCCCGACCACGTCCTGGTCCGGGCGCTGTGCGCCGAGGCCGGCCCGCTGGCCACCACCAGTGCCAACCGCCACGGCCAGCCGCCGGCGGTCACGGCCGCCGAGGTGGTCGAGGCCGTGGGGGGCCATGTGCCGCTGGTGCTCGACGGGGGCCGGTGCGAGGGAGAGCCCTCCACGGTCGTTGACCTCACCGGGCCTCGGCCCCGGCTCGTGCGCCCGGGGCGCCTGCCGTGGGACGCCATCGAGGCCGTCGTCGGGGACGGGCCGGGCGACTGA
- the prmC gene encoding peptide chain release factor N(5)-glutamine methyltransferase codes for MTTTTWRGLWAEAEARLGSRTEARRIVERASGWEGSDLVLNLERAVPDRALPFARAMVERRAAGEPLQYVVGRWGFRRLDLLVDRRALIPRPETETVVEVALGELRRLGLDRPPLVADLGTGTGAIALSVALEVPSARVWATDVSADALDLARANLAGLGSRAAPRVSLAHGDWFGALPGELRGRFDLVVSNPPYVGTGERLPAEVAGWEPHEALYSGATGMEALSALVAGAPTWLARPAALVVEIAPHQQGPAVALARAGGFEDVAVRPDMAGLARTLVGRLGPP; via the coding sequence GTGACGACCACGACCTGGCGGGGGCTGTGGGCCGAGGCCGAGGCCCGCCTGGGCTCCCGCACCGAGGCTCGCCGCATCGTCGAACGGGCCTCCGGCTGGGAGGGCTCCGACCTCGTCCTCAACCTGGAGAGAGCGGTGCCCGACCGGGCCCTGCCCTTCGCCCGGGCCATGGTCGAGCGCCGGGCCGCGGGCGAGCCGTTGCAGTACGTCGTGGGCCGGTGGGGGTTCCGCCGCCTCGACCTCCTGGTGGACCGCCGGGCCCTGATCCCCAGGCCCGAGACCGAGACGGTGGTCGAGGTCGCCCTAGGCGAACTGCGGCGGCTGGGGCTCGACCGGCCCCCGCTGGTGGCCGACCTGGGCACGGGGACGGGGGCCATCGCCCTGTCGGTCGCCCTGGAGGTGCCTTCGGCCCGGGTGTGGGCCACCGACGTGTCCGCGGACGCCCTCGACCTGGCCCGGGCCAACCTGGCCGGTCTGGGCAGCCGGGCCGCCCCCCGGGTCTCGCTGGCCCACGGTGACTGGTTCGGGGCGCTGCCCGGCGAGCTCCGTGGGCGGTTCGACCTCGTGGTCTCCAACCCCCCTTACGTCGGCACGGGGGAGCGGCTGCCGGCCGAGGTGGCCGGCTGGGAGCCCCACGAGGCCCTGTACTCGGGCGCTACCGGCATGGAGGCCCTTTCGGCCCTGGTGGCCGGAGCGCCTACGTGGCTGGCCCGCCCGGCGGCCCTGGTGGTGGAGATCGCCCCCCACCAGCAGGGACCGGCGGTCGCCCTGGCCCGGGCCGGGGGCTTCGAGGACGTGGCCGTCCGGCCTGACATGGCCGGTCTGGCCCGCACCCTGGTGGGTAGGCTCGGTCCCCCATGA
- a CDS encoding glycosyltransferase family 4 protein, with amino-acid sequence MTSVIFATQVVDPDDPVLGFVVNQVRALVARGARVAVVANEVRRVPTDLGADVHSLGKELGRSRALRTLEYERVVTTLARRMRPATLLAHMVPVYLVLGAPALRATGGRTMLWYAHPRDSPKLALAEALSDVVLTTVAGTYPRSTDRLRVIGQAIDTERFSYAPPPEGAQCRLLALGRPAPVKGYGTILEGFALARQAGVDATLDIAAPVTTAAETRHASELAALCRRLGLDGDEVFKPGVPQAEVPARIHAATALVNATASGSGDKVIFEAMACGRPVVASNTALADLVRGGGLDLLYRAGDPSALAERVAEVAALAARDRARLAAVGTALRQQIVENHSIGHWAEAVMDLAAEIAARPPAAALARRLRAGRAG; translated from the coding sequence GTGACGTCGGTCATCTTCGCCACCCAGGTCGTGGACCCCGACGACCCCGTGCTCGGCTTCGTCGTGAACCAGGTGAGAGCGCTGGTGGCCCGGGGCGCCCGGGTGGCGGTCGTGGCCAACGAGGTCCGGCGGGTGCCCACCGACCTGGGGGCCGATGTCCACTCGTTGGGCAAGGAACTGGGCCGCAGCCGGGCACTGCGGACGCTGGAGTACGAGCGGGTCGTCACCACCTTGGCCCGGCGGATGCGCCCCGCCACCCTGCTGGCCCACATGGTGCCCGTCTACCTGGTCCTGGGGGCACCGGCGCTGCGGGCCACGGGCGGGCGCACGATGCTGTGGTACGCCCATCCCAGGGACTCGCCCAAGCTGGCCCTGGCCGAGGCCCTGTCCGACGTCGTGCTCACGACGGTGGCCGGCACCTATCCCCGCTCGACCGACCGCCTCCGGGTGATCGGCCAGGCCATCGACACCGAGAGGTTCTCCTACGCCCCGCCTCCCGAGGGGGCCCAGTGCCGGCTGCTGGCCCTGGGGCGGCCGGCGCCCGTGAAGGGCTACGGGACCATCCTGGAAGGCTTCGCCCTGGCCCGCCAGGCCGGTGTCGACGCCACCCTCGACATCGCCGCCCCGGTGACCACGGCCGCCGAGACGCGCCACGCGTCGGAGCTGGCCGCCCTCTGCCGCCGGCTCGGCCTCGACGGGGACGAGGTCTTCAAGCCGGGCGTCCCCCAAGCCGAGGTGCCGGCCCGCATCCACGCGGCCACCGCCCTCGTCAATGCCACCGCCTCGGGGTCGGGGGACAAGGTGATCTTCGAGGCCATGGCGTGCGGGCGCCCGGTGGTGGCCTCCAACACGGCGCTGGCCGACCTGGTCCGAGGTGGTGGCCTCGACCTCCTCTACCGGGCGGGCGACCCCTCCGCGCTGGCCGAGCGGGTGGCCGAGGTCGCCGCCCTGGCGGCCCGCGATCGCGCCCGCCTGGCGGCCGTCGGGACGGCCCTGAGGCAGCAGATCGTGGAGAACCATTCCATCGGCCACTGGGCCGAGGCCGTGATGGACCTGGCTGCCGAGATCGCAGCCCGCCCTCCGGCCGCCGCCCTGGCCCGCCGGCTCCGAGCCGGCCGGGCAGGCTGA
- a CDS encoding DUF4012 domain-containing protein: protein MPTWALAFGAALVVALVAVGRCRRLALEIGFVDVPSARKSHAAPVPYLGGVGLIAGALVGMAFEFPLASKVGLIALAATLLAAMGLVDDDRTLSPRVRFAVQVAAALLATGAGLRISATAMPAADFAITVLWIVGITNAINLLDNMDALAAGITALAATAVFALAVGAGQPVVATFAASTAGACLGFLAFNRPPASVFMGDTGSLFLGFMLAVITIDVDTALQVPRGFLVPLMILAIPVLDTSMVTLARLRRGRSVMEGGRDHLSHRLVARGSSPRRAVATLLAAEAMLATVAVLAGRDVVPLGTAAAVAVVVLAAITARTARARVYSEPVVGLPRRLRRALLVVAVALPLLAAPALVALARAAAPARSGAQAAVAALDALERGDAETTAALFESAQSSLAVARARLSGPLVSLGSVVPVVSSNLRAARTLSSIGEDLAREGQLLASTYTASAVRVSGGAVPVEEIRALSPLLDRTRALVTRSRERLRGLDRGLVAPPLLEAVTDAQRVLERQEQRSEAIVEMARLMPGLLGADGPRRYFLAFQNNAELRGSGGFMGNWGVLVADDGRLRLERFGRLDELNEAREGSLRLEGMNEFLQRWRQFDVPRTWQQVNVSPDFPTTARAISQLYPQSGGSPVDGVIAVDPFALARLLELTGPVSVPSWDTQITPDNLVDVTLRQAYEELPQHLRVEFLGEVANQVATALTTSDIGSPAKVGSALGKAVADQHVKLWMADPAEQALVELMGADGALSPVAGDSLMVVTQNMAANKIDYYLQRSVHYEVRLQPHAGRSDVEIDADLTVTLENGAPPSGLPSIVIGPYDSRFEAGENRAHVSAYTPLRVSTATVNGEPAPATTDPDLGRSAHSLTVSVPAGQAVSVAMGLTGSGQLSPDGWYRLDLLRQPAVNPDRVSGRVTLPEGWRVAAVRGAQRTGSRTVTFEQDQRGGSTVWVRVERSGAARLLDQLARVG, encoded by the coding sequence ATGCCGACCTGGGCCCTGGCCTTCGGTGCCGCCCTCGTCGTGGCCCTCGTCGCGGTCGGCCGGTGCCGCCGGCTGGCCCTCGAGATCGGCTTCGTCGACGTACCCAGCGCCCGCAAGAGCCATGCCGCGCCCGTCCCCTACCTAGGAGGCGTGGGCCTGATCGCCGGTGCCCTGGTGGGCATGGCCTTCGAGTTCCCCCTGGCGTCCAAAGTCGGGCTGATCGCCCTGGCCGCCACCCTGCTGGCCGCCATGGGCCTGGTGGACGACGACCGGACGCTCTCGCCCCGGGTACGGTTCGCCGTGCAGGTGGCCGCTGCCCTTCTGGCCACGGGTGCCGGGCTGCGCATCAGCGCCACGGCCATGCCGGCCGCCGACTTCGCCATCACGGTGCTGTGGATCGTAGGCATCACCAACGCCATCAACCTGCTCGACAACATGGACGCGCTGGCCGCGGGGATCACCGCCCTGGCGGCCACGGCCGTCTTTGCCTTGGCGGTGGGGGCCGGCCAGCCCGTGGTGGCCACCTTCGCGGCGTCCACGGCAGGGGCGTGCCTCGGCTTCCTGGCCTTCAACCGCCCGCCCGCATCGGTGTTCATGGGCGACACCGGCAGCCTGTTCCTGGGCTTCATGCTGGCCGTGATCACCATCGACGTGGATACCGCCCTGCAGGTGCCCCGGGGGTTCCTCGTGCCCCTCATGATCCTGGCTATACCTGTCCTCGACACCTCGATGGTGACCCTGGCCCGGTTGCGCCGGGGCCGATCGGTGATGGAGGGCGGGCGCGACCACCTGTCCCACCGGCTGGTGGCCCGCGGGAGCTCGCCCCGACGGGCCGTGGCCACACTCCTGGCCGCCGAGGCCATGCTGGCCACCGTGGCCGTCCTGGCCGGGCGCGACGTGGTGCCCCTGGGCACGGCCGCGGCCGTGGCCGTGGTCGTGTTGGCGGCCATCACGGCCCGCACGGCCCGGGCCCGGGTCTACTCCGAGCCTGTCGTCGGCCTGCCCCGCAGGTTGCGCCGGGCCTTGCTGGTGGTGGCCGTCGCCCTGCCCCTGCTGGCCGCCCCCGCGCTGGTCGCCCTGGCCCGGGCGGCGGCCCCCGCCCGCTCGGGGGCCCAGGCCGCGGTGGCCGCCCTCGACGCCCTGGAACGAGGCGACGCCGAGACGACGGCCGCCCTCTTCGAGTCGGCCCAGTCGTCGCTGGCCGTCGCCCGGGCCCGGCTCAGCGGCCCGCTGGTATCGCTCGGGTCGGTGGTCCCCGTGGTCTCGTCCAACCTGCGGGCGGCCCGCACGCTGTCTTCCATCGGCGAGGACCTGGCCCGTGAAGGCCAGCTCTTGGCCTCCACGTACACGGCCAGCGCCGTGCGGGTGAGCGGCGGGGCCGTCCCCGTCGAGGAGATCCGCGCCCTCTCCCCCCTCCTGGACCGCACCCGGGCGCTGGTCACCCGGTCTCGGGAACGCCTGCGGGGCCTCGACCGGGGGCTGGTGGCCCCGCCCCTGCTCGAAGCCGTGACCGACGCCCAGCGGGTGCTCGAACGCCAGGAGCAGCGCTCGGAGGCCATCGTGGAGATGGCCCGGCTGATGCCCGGCCTGCTGGGGGCCGACGGGCCTCGCCGCTACTTCCTGGCGTTCCAGAACAACGCCGAGCTGCGGGGCTCGGGTGGGTTCATGGGGAACTGGGGCGTGCTGGTGGCCGACGACGGCCGGCTGCGGCTCGAGCGGTTCGGCCGGTTGGACGAGCTCAACGAGGCCCGCGAGGGCTCGCTCAGGCTGGAGGGGATGAACGAGTTCCTCCAGCGCTGGCGTCAGTTCGACGTCCCCCGAACCTGGCAGCAGGTCAACGTGTCCCCCGACTTCCCGACCACGGCCCGGGCCATCTCCCAGCTCTACCCCCAGTCGGGCGGGAGCCCGGTCGACGGGGTGATCGCCGTCGACCCCTTCGCCCTGGCCCGCCTGCTGGAGCTGACCGGACCGGTATCGGTGCCCTCATGGGACACGCAGATCACCCCTGACAACCTGGTCGACGTCACGCTGCGCCAGGCCTACGAGGAGCTGCCCCAGCACCTGAGGGTCGAGTTCCTGGGCGAGGTGGCCAACCAGGTGGCGACCGCCCTCACCACGTCCGACATCGGTTCTCCGGCCAAGGTCGGGTCCGCCCTGGGCAAGGCGGTCGCCGACCAGCACGTCAAGTTGTGGATGGCCGACCCCGCGGAGCAGGCCCTGGTCGAGCTCATGGGGGCCGACGGCGCCCTCAGCCCGGTGGCCGGCGACTCGCTCATGGTCGTGACCCAGAACATGGCGGCCAACAAGATCGACTACTACCTCCAGCGCTCGGTGCACTACGAGGTCCGCCTGCAGCCCCACGCGGGCCGGTCCGACGTCGAGATAGACGCCGACCTCACGGTCACCTTGGAGAACGGCGCCCCGCCCAGCGGCCTGCCCTCCATCGTCATCGGGCCTTATGACAGCCGCTTCGAGGCCGGGGAGAACCGCGCCCACGTCTCGGCGTACACCCCCCTGAGGGTGAGCACGGCCACGGTCAACGGCGAACCGGCCCCGGCCACGACCGACCCCGACCTCGGGCGTTCGGCCCACTCGCTGACCGTCTCGGTACCGGCCGGCCAGGCCGTGTCGGTCGCCATGGGCCTGACCGGCTCGGGCCAGCTCAGCCCCGACGGCTGGTACCGCCTCGACCTTCTGCGCCAGCCGGCGGTAAACCCCGACCGGGTGTCGGGGCGGGTCACGCTGCCCGAAGGATGGCGGGTGGCCGCCGTCCGGGGCGCCCAGCGGACCGGGTCGAGGACCGTCACCTTCGAGCAGGACCAGCGGGGGGGCTCCACCGTCTGGGTCAGGGTGGAGCGGTCGGGCGCGGCCCGGTTGCTCGACCAGCTGGCCCGAGTTGGGTGA
- the prfA gene encoding peptide chain release factor 1 — translation MIERLDHLAREYDGVLERLSTPEVLSDQKALVEMSRRLKELEPIVSAHRRYQEAVEDLAAAREMLADSTGEDRAFLKEQIDASEASLEALTAELRVLLLPKDPNDGKNVIIEIRGAEGGEEANLFAKDLFEMYSRYADRQGWKLEVLGADPSDMGGFNGVTFLLKGDGVWSRMKHEAGPHRVQRVPITESQGRVHTSAATVSVLPEAEEVDVHIDESDLKIDVYRSTGPGGQSVNTTDSAVRITHLPTGMVVAMQDEKSQIQNRAKALQVLRARLLKYEQDRQAAELSEARRGQIGGGGRSEKIRTYNYKENRVSDHRIGLTLYKLDKVLMGELDELVDALVGDERARQLSG, via the coding sequence TCGAGCGCCTCGACCATCTGGCTCGGGAGTACGACGGGGTGCTGGAGCGGCTGTCCACGCCCGAGGTGCTCTCGGACCAGAAGGCCCTGGTCGAGATGTCGCGCCGGCTCAAGGAGCTCGAACCGATCGTGTCGGCTCACCGGCGCTACCAGGAGGCCGTCGAAGACCTGGCGGCCGCCCGGGAGATGCTGGCCGACTCCACGGGGGAGGACCGGGCCTTCCTCAAGGAGCAGATCGACGCGTCCGAGGCGTCCCTCGAGGCCCTCACAGCCGAGCTGCGGGTGCTTCTGCTGCCCAAGGACCCCAACGACGGCAAGAACGTGATCATCGAGATCCGCGGGGCCGAGGGGGGCGAAGAGGCCAACCTGTTCGCCAAGGACCTGTTCGAGATGTACAGCCGCTATGCCGACCGCCAGGGCTGGAAGCTGGAGGTGCTGGGCGCCGATCCCTCCGACATGGGCGGGTTCAACGGGGTCACGTTCCTGCTCAAGGGCGACGGCGTGTGGTCCCGCATGAAGCACGAGGCCGGCCCCCACCGGGTCCAGAGGGTGCCGATAACCGAGTCCCAGGGCCGGGTCCACACCAGCGCGGCCACCGTGAGCGTGCTGCCCGAGGCCGAGGAGGTCGACGTCCACATCGACGAGTCCGACCTCAAGATCGACGTGTACCGCTCGACCGGCCCGGGCGGCCAGTCGGTGAACACCACCGACTCGGCCGTGCGCATCACCCACCTGCCCACGGGCATGGTGGTGGCCATGCAGGACGAGAAGAGCCAGATCCAGAACCGGGCCAAGGCCCTCCAGGTGCTGAGGGCCCGCCTGCTCAAGTACGAGCAGGACCGCCAGGCGGCCGAGCTGTCCGAGGCCCGGAGGGGCCAGATCGGGGGCGGCGGTCGTTCCGAGAAGATCCGGACGTACAACTACAAGGAGAACCGGGTCAGCGACCACCGGATCGGGCTCACCCTCTACAAGCTCGACAAGGTGCTGATGGGCGAGCTCGACGAGCTGGTCGACGCCCTGGTGGGCGACGAACGGGCCCGCCAGCTGTCCGGGTGA
- a CDS encoding O-antigen ligase family protein, whose translation MSSTRASTRARAGAGARLGRSLRHRAEALTGPAGRAAVVVGASLIVAYGLTRPAGTPVNRLGLALVAGSCALLAPPWLLVAAVALSMRSLNLAPVAGPVTVADVLIGVYIARRAWVLLSERRLRFGGPVTWLLLFLGWAWLCTVFSGVGTTPLQRLTLYGALCAVLAADRALDKRALYGFFCAFAVIEVAWSIPSQGSSRLIGLHIGDPHQLSLLAMAGLAPLVAGALRPRGWRVLVVLLVMGVLLARSRGPIVAMGAMLALPLLGALTRRKVATLMALLVVGGAALYGPATQAFDLNPASREFREVSIERGLRAGLSSPLFGKGWSANLPTDPEEAAARRAQNRAFASDVQPYNLLVSTFAFTGVPGVLLLGAFLASSMHTMIGRDRTGVLFATAFLTLSVAEMTLYAQSLGTVLFFIYVGLGLRAPTELDEDHPTVGPTTGRRALR comes from the coding sequence TTGAGCTCGACCAGGGCCTCGACCAGGGCCCGGGCCGGGGCCGGGGCGCGGCTGGGCCGTTCCCTGCGGCACCGGGCCGAGGCCCTGACGGGCCCGGCCGGGCGGGCGGCGGTCGTCGTAGGGGCGTCCTTGATCGTGGCCTACGGCCTGACCCGGCCCGCGGGCACGCCCGTCAACCGCCTGGGCCTCGCCCTGGTGGCGGGCTCGTGCGCCCTGCTGGCCCCGCCGTGGCTGCTGGTGGCGGCCGTCGCCCTGAGCATGCGCTCGCTGAACCTGGCCCCCGTGGCCGGCCCGGTCACGGTGGCCGACGTGCTCATCGGCGTGTACATCGCTCGCCGGGCCTGGGTGCTGCTGTCCGAGCGCCGCCTCCGCTTCGGGGGACCGGTCACCTGGCTGCTGCTGTTCCTGGGGTGGGCCTGGCTGTGCACGGTCTTCAGCGGAGTCGGCACCACCCCCCTGCAACGGCTCACGCTCTACGGGGCGCTGTGCGCCGTCCTGGCCGCCGACCGCGCCCTGGACAAGCGGGCCCTTTACGGGTTCTTCTGCGCGTTCGCGGTCATAGAGGTCGCCTGGAGCATCCCCAGCCAGGGATCGAGCAGGCTCATCGGGCTCCACATCGGCGACCCCCATCAGTTGTCCCTGCTGGCCATGGCCGGGCTGGCCCCCCTGGTGGCCGGCGCCCTCCGGCCCCGGGGCTGGCGGGTGCTGGTCGTGCTCCTGGTCATGGGCGTGCTCCTGGCCCGCTCGCGCGGCCCGATCGTAGCCATGGGAGCCATGCTGGCCCTCCCCCTGCTCGGCGCCCTCACCCGGCGCAAGGTGGCGACGCTCATGGCCCTGCTGGTCGTGGGCGGGGCGGCGCTCTACGGCCCGGCCACCCAGGCTTTCGACCTCAACCCCGCCAGCCGGGAGTTCCGGGAGGTGTCCATCGAACGAGGCTTGCGGGCCGGGTTGTCCTCCCCCCTGTTCGGCAAGGGATGGAGCGCCAACCTGCCGACCGACCCCGAGGAGGCGGCCGCCCGGCGGGCCCAGAACCGGGCGTTCGCCTCCGACGTGCAGCCCTACAACCTCCTGGTCAGCACGTTCGCCTTCACGGGGGTGCCAGGGGTGCTGCTGCTGGGCGCGTTCCTGGCGTCGAGCATGCACACCATGATCGGTAGGGACCGCACGGGAGTGCTGTTCGCCACCGCCTTCCTGACTCTCTCGGTCGCGGAGATGACCTTGTACGCCCAGTCCCTGGGCACCGTCCTGTTCTTCATCTACGTCGGCCTGGGCCTGCGCGCCCCCACTGAACTGGACGAAGACCACCCCACCGTGGGACCGACCACCGGACGGCGTGCTCTACGATGA
- a CDS encoding GDP-mannose 4,6-dehydratase — translation MVRRVLVTGGSGFIGSHLVEALLARGDEVIVLDNLSTGSLDNLAAVVDHPRLRFVQGSVLDELIVDELTHECDSVFHLAAAVGVRLIVEQPLRSFTTNIRGSEIVLAAAHKYRRRIVLTSTSEIYGKNSTVPLREDADRVLGSPAVARWAYSTAKAVDEILAYVYHRERGLPTTVIRLFNTVGPRQSPAYGMVIPRLVRQAANGQALTVFGDGSQSRCFCHVSDVVAGMLGLFDDPRSVGEVFNLGSQEEVTILELAQRVAARAEKAGWAGRSGNDPVPIELIAYRDAYPVGFEDMRRRVPDTTKLRELIGWRTTRDLDQILDEAYAEALAEPAAGPMPVR, via the coding sequence GTGGTTCGTCGCGTCCTAGTCACCGGTGGGTCCGGGTTCATCGGCTCCCACCTGGTGGAGGCGCTGCTGGCCCGGGGCGACGAGGTGATCGTGCTCGACAACCTGTCCACCGGGTCCCTCGACAACCTGGCGGCCGTCGTCGACCACCCCCGCCTGCGGTTCGTGCAGGGCTCGGTGCTCGACGAGCTGATCGTCGACGAGCTGACGCACGAGTGCGACTCGGTCTTCCACCTGGCGGCCGCCGTGGGCGTGCGCCTCATCGTCGAGCAGCCCCTGCGCTCGTTCACGACCAACATCCGGGGGTCGGAGATCGTGCTGGCCGCGGCCCACAAGTACCGGCGGCGCATCGTGCTTACCAGCACGTCGGAGATCTACGGGAAGAACTCGACGGTGCCCCTGCGCGAGGACGCCGACCGGGTGCTGGGCTCGCCGGCCGTGGCCCGGTGGGCCTACAGCACGGCCAAAGCGGTCGACGAGATCCTGGCCTACGTGTACCACCGCGAGCGGGGCCTGCCCACCACCGTCATCCGCCTGTTCAACACCGTGGGCCCCCGCCAGAGCCCGGCCTACGGCATGGTCATCCCCAGGCTCGTTCGCCAGGCGGCCAACGGCCAAGCGCTCACCGTCTTCGGTGACGGCTCCCAGAGCCGGTGCTTCTGCCATGTGTCCGACGTGGTCGCCGGCATGCTCGGCCTGTTCGACGACCCCCGGTCCGTGGGCGAGGTCTTCAACCTCGGCTCCCAGGAGGAGGTCACCATCCTCGAGCTGGCCCAGCGGGTGGCGGCGCGGGCGGAAAAGGCCGGGTGGGCCGGGCGGAGCGGGAACGACCCTGTGCCCATCGAGCTCATCGCCTACCGGGATGCTTATCCCGTGGGGTTCGAGGACATGCGCCGGCGGGTGCCCGACACGACCAAGTTGCGTGAGCTGATCGGCTGGCGGACGACCAGGGACCTCGACCAGATACTCGACGAGGCGTACGCCGAGGCGCTCGCCGAACCCGCCGCGGGGCCCATGCCCGTCAGGTGA